One window of Ralstonia pickettii DTP0602 genomic DNA carries:
- a CDS encoding inosine-5-monophosphate dehydrogenase has translation MKTARQVLESKPSQSIYSIPPTATVYAALQLMAEKGIGALLVIEQGEIKGILSERDYARKVILMQRTSRETLVRDIMTTAVIYVSANQSTDECMALMTQHRLRHLPVMEGRELVGMLSIGDLVKDIISEQQFIIEQLEHYITGGGR, from the coding sequence ATGAAAACCGCACGCCAGGTTCTGGAATCCAAGCCGAGTCAGTCCATCTACAGCATCCCGCCGACGGCGACGGTCTATGCCGCGCTGCAGCTGATGGCTGAGAAAGGCATCGGCGCGCTGCTGGTGATCGAGCAAGGCGAGATCAAGGGCATCCTGAGCGAGCGCGATTACGCGCGCAAGGTGATCCTGATGCAACGCACTTCGCGCGAGACGCTGGTGCGCGACATCATGACCACCGCGGTCATCTATGTCAGCGCCAACCAGAGCACCGACGAATGCATGGCGCTGATGACCCAGCACCGGCTGCGCCACCTGCCGGTGATGGAAGGCCGGGAACTGGTCGGGATGCTGTCGATTGGTGACCTGGTGAAGGACATCATCTCGGAGCAGCAGTTCATTATTGAGCAGCTCGAGCATTACATTACGGGCGGCGGGCGCTGA
- a CDS encoding DEAD/DEAH box helicase (K05591: dbpA; ATP-independent RNA helicase DbpA [EC:3.6.4.13]), giving the protein MNTTPAQPQAGTDFSTLPLSPTMLATLAQLGYDEMTPIQAASLPITLAGQDLVAQAKTGSGKTAAFGLALLHRLDARRFDVQAMVLCPTRELADQVTQEIRRLARAEENIKVLTLCGGAPMRPQVDSLIHGAHIVVGTPGRILDHIDRGSLDLAGINTLVLDEADRMLDMGFFDDIAYVASRCPKERQTMLFSATYPPGIDKLSHRFLRKPQSIKLEATHDNTTIRQRFYEVEEGERLNAVGRLLDHFRPVSTLAFCNTKARCRELVELLRAQGYHALALHGELEQRERDQVLVQFANRSCSVLVATDVAARGLDIAQLEAVINVEITPDPEVHVHRIGRTGRADQEGWAFSLVSMDEMGRVGNLEQHHGGEFEWHALAELRASSGERLLPPMVTLQMLGGRKEKIRPGDILGALTGEAGFTKEQIGKINVLEMSTYIAVERSIGREAVKRLNAGKVKGKKVKVRMMTE; this is encoded by the coding sequence ATGAACACGACCCCCGCCCAGCCGCAAGCCGGCACCGATTTTTCCACCCTGCCGCTGTCGCCCACCATGCTCGCCACGCTGGCGCAGCTCGGCTATGACGAAATGACGCCGATCCAGGCGGCCAGCCTGCCGATCACTTTGGCGGGCCAGGACCTGGTGGCGCAGGCCAAGACCGGCAGCGGCAAGACCGCCGCCTTCGGGCTGGCGCTGCTGCACCGGCTCGATGCGCGCCGCTTCGACGTGCAGGCGATGGTGCTGTGCCCCACGCGCGAGCTGGCCGACCAGGTGACACAGGAAATCCGCCGCCTGGCGCGCGCCGAAGAGAACATCAAGGTGCTGACCCTGTGCGGCGGCGCGCCGATGCGGCCGCAGGTCGACAGCCTGATCCACGGCGCGCATATCGTGGTGGGCACGCCCGGACGCATCCTGGATCACATCGACCGCGGCAGCCTCGACCTGGCCGGCATCAACACGCTGGTGCTGGACGAGGCCGATCGCATGCTCGACATGGGCTTCTTCGACGACATCGCCTATGTGGCCAGCCGCTGCCCGAAGGAGCGGCAGACGATGCTGTTCTCCGCCACCTACCCGCCCGGCATCGACAAGCTCAGCCACCGCTTCCTGCGCAAGCCGCAGTCCATCAAGCTGGAAGCGACGCACGACAACACCACCATCCGCCAGCGCTTCTATGAAGTGGAGGAAGGCGAGCGCCTGAACGCGGTGGGGCGCCTGCTGGACCACTTCCGGCCAGTCAGCACGCTGGCATTCTGCAACACCAAGGCACGTTGCCGCGAGCTGGTGGAACTGCTGCGCGCACAGGGCTACCATGCACTGGCGCTGCACGGCGAGCTGGAGCAGCGCGAACGCGATCAGGTGCTGGTGCAGTTTGCCAACCGCAGCTGCTCGGTGCTGGTGGCGACCGACGTGGCCGCACGCGGGCTCGATATCGCGCAGCTGGAAGCGGTGATCAATGTCGAGATCACGCCCGACCCCGAAGTGCACGTTCACCGCATCGGCCGCACCGGCCGCGCCGATCAGGAAGGCTGGGCCTTCAGCCTGGTCAGCATGGACGAGATGGGCCGCGTCGGCAACCTGGAACAGCACCATGGCGGCGAGTTCGAATGGCATGCGCTGGCCGAGCTGAGGGCATCCAGCGGCGAACGCCTGCTGCCGCCGATGGTGACTCTGCAGATGCTGGGCGGCCGCAAGGAGAAGATCCGCCCCGGCGATATCCTCGGCGCGCTGACCGGCGAAGCGGGCTTTACCAAGGAACAGATCGGCAAGATCAATGTGCTGGAGATGTCGACCTATATCGCGGTGGAACGAAGCATCGGGCGCGAGGCGGTGAAGCGGCTCAATGCGGGCAAGGTCAAGGGCAAGAAGGTGAAGGTGCGGATGATGACGGAGTAA
- a CDS encoding glutathione peroxidase (K00432: E1.11.1.9; glutathione peroxidase [EC:1.11.1.9]), which produces MNRRSLPATPYTGAPASRHALRNTTFAAALALAAASAALLPAPARATDKPAAAPAAAGTCPASLNFTFPRLQDDAPQNLCQYAGKVVLVVNTASYCGFTPQYEGLEALYAKYRARGLVVLGFPSNDFSQEPGSEKEIADFCYNTYGVKFPMLGKSHVRGGEANPMYALLAKQTGTSPKWNFYKYLIGRDGQVVASYGSRTKPDDKELVAKIESLLGAQR; this is translated from the coding sequence ATGAACCGCCGTTCCCTGCCTGCCACGCCGTACACCGGCGCGCCTGCCAGCCGCCACGCCCTGCGCAACACCACTTTCGCCGCCGCATTGGCGTTGGCCGCGGCCAGCGCTGCCCTGCTCCCGGCCCCTGCCCGCGCAACCGACAAGCCCGCTGCTGCGCCTGCAGCGGCAGGCACCTGCCCCGCCTCGCTCAACTTCACCTTCCCGCGCCTGCAGGACGACGCGCCGCAGAACCTGTGCCAGTACGCCGGCAAGGTGGTGCTGGTGGTCAACACCGCCAGCTATTGCGGCTTCACGCCGCAGTACGAAGGGCTGGAGGCGCTCTACGCCAAATACCGCGCGCGTGGGCTGGTGGTGCTGGGCTTCCCGTCCAACGACTTCTCGCAGGAGCCCGGCTCGGAGAAGGAGATCGCGGACTTCTGCTACAACACGTACGGCGTCAAGTTCCCGATGCTTGGCAAGTCGCACGTGCGCGGCGGCGAAGCCAACCCGATGTATGCGCTGCTGGCAAAGCAGACCGGGACCTCCCCCAAGTGGAACTTCTACAAGTACCTGATCGGCCGCGACGGCCAGGTGGTGGCCAGCTACGGCAGCCGCACCAAGCCTGACGACAAGGAGCTGGTGGCAAAGATCGAGTCGCTGCTCGGCGCGCAGCGCTGA
- a CDS encoding Gst (K00799: GST, gst; glutathione S-transferase [EC:2.5.1.18]): protein MKLFYSPGACSMAVHIALREAGLPVTLAKVDLVQHKLVQAENGSDDYYAINPRGYVPLLQFDDGSRHTEVASLLQYIADQVPERTLLPAAGTRARLEATGWLTLVSTELHKVFSPWLWHKETAQITQEACKAKLQQRFAELDRHLQTRQFLTGDTFTVADAYCFTIVGWARMLMMPLTAYPALQQYLSRVAARPAVQEAMRAEGLVRD, encoded by the coding sequence ATGAAGCTCTTCTACTCTCCGGGCGCCTGCTCGATGGCCGTGCATATCGCGCTGCGCGAAGCCGGCCTGCCGGTCACGCTGGCCAAGGTCGACCTGGTCCAGCACAAGCTGGTGCAGGCCGAGAATGGCAGCGACGACTACTACGCCATCAACCCGCGCGGCTACGTGCCCCTGCTGCAGTTCGACGACGGCTCGCGCCACACCGAAGTGGCATCGCTACTCCAATACATCGCCGACCAAGTGCCCGAGCGCACGCTGTTGCCCGCCGCCGGCACGCGCGCACGGCTGGAAGCGACCGGCTGGCTGACGCTGGTCTCGACCGAACTGCACAAGGTCTTCAGCCCCTGGCTGTGGCACAAGGAAACTGCGCAGATCACGCAGGAAGCCTGCAAGGCCAAGCTGCAGCAGCGCTTTGCCGAACTCGACCGGCACCTGCAAACCCGCCAGTTCCTGACCGGCGACACCTTCACCGTCGCCGACGCCTATTGCTTCACCATCGTGGGCTGGGCCCGCATGCTGATGATGCCGCTGACCGCATACCCGGCGCTGCAGCAATACCTGTCGCGCGTGGCGGCGCGGCCGGCGGTGCAGGAGGCGATGCGGGCGGAGGGACTGGTGCGCGACTGA
- a CDS encoding major facilitator transporter: protein MSSPSSAALAQAPVHDHRAIMRVIGGIVLCILLAALDQTVVIPAVPAIANDLNGFGHLSWIVTAYLIVSTVTTPLYGKLSDSFGRRRLLMVAITLFIAASVACAMAQTLGQLILFRALQGVGGGGLMSLAQAAIADVVAPRQRGRYQGYLATVWAVASIAGPLVGGWVSDHMSWRWLFWVNVPLGLLAMFMCYRGLAALQPRGGRPRVDWLGALLLAVAIVAFLLAMSWGGDVYDWISPQLGALLLAAAAAVALLAWQERRAADPMLPPRLFANRAYVMGVAASALAALDIFLCIFALPLHFQLVRGADASTSGLLVMPFLLATVAGNFIVAWLAPRVGRMRGILTGGYIAAALGLIGLALVTPAMPLAVVLAAMTLAGVGLGMTMVSTLMSVQNVLERRDTGAGTGALLVLRSLGSAIGGALAGTLLTLEFRHALAASGVTQALDLGALRHGSEALAHLSPAVQQVLAGGVDSGFQLIFAAGAAAAVLALLIVRRMPDLELRSSVTEHAATLAMD, encoded by the coding sequence ATGTCTTCACCCTCCTCTGCCGCACTCGCCCAGGCTCCCGTCCACGACCATCGCGCCATCATGCGGGTGATCGGCGGCATCGTGCTGTGCATCCTGCTCGCCGCGCTCGACCAGACCGTGGTGATCCCGGCGGTGCCGGCGATCGCCAATGACCTGAACGGCTTCGGCCACCTGTCGTGGATCGTGACCGCGTACCTGATCGTGTCGACGGTGACCACGCCGCTGTACGGCAAGCTGTCAGACAGCTTCGGGCGGCGGCGGCTGCTGATGGTGGCGATCACGCTGTTTATCGCGGCGTCGGTGGCGTGCGCGATGGCGCAGACGCTGGGGCAACTGATCCTGTTCCGCGCGCTGCAGGGCGTGGGCGGCGGCGGGCTGATGTCGCTGGCGCAGGCGGCCATCGCCGACGTGGTGGCGCCGCGCCAGCGCGGGCGCTACCAGGGCTACCTGGCCACGGTATGGGCCGTGGCGTCGATCGCCGGGCCGCTGGTGGGCGGCTGGGTCTCTGACCATATGTCGTGGCGCTGGCTGTTCTGGGTCAACGTGCCGCTGGGCCTGCTGGCGATGTTCATGTGCTACCGCGGCCTGGCGGCGCTGCAGCCGCGCGGCGGCCGCCCGCGCGTAGACTGGTTGGGTGCGCTGCTGCTGGCGGTGGCCATCGTCGCCTTCCTGCTGGCGATGAGTTGGGGCGGCGACGTCTACGACTGGATCTCGCCGCAACTGGGCGCCCTGCTGTTGGCCGCCGCGGCCGCCGTGGCGCTGCTCGCCTGGCAGGAGCGCCGCGCCGCCGATCCGATGCTGCCGCCGCGGCTGTTCGCCAACCGCGCCTATGTGATGGGCGTCGCCGCCTCGGCCCTGGCCGCGCTCGATATCTTCCTGTGCATCTTTGCGCTGCCGCTGCATTTCCAGCTGGTGCGCGGCGCCGATGCCTCGACCTCGGGGCTGCTGGTGATGCCGTTCCTGCTGGCCACCGTGGCGGGGAATTTCATCGTGGCCTGGCTGGCGCCGCGCGTGGGCCGCATGCGCGGCATCCTGACGGGCGGCTATATCGCTGCCGCGCTGGGACTGATCGGGTTGGCGCTGGTGACCCCCGCGATGCCGCTGGCCGTGGTGCTGGCGGCGATGACGCTGGCCGGCGTGGGCCTGGGCATGACCATGGTGTCGACGCTGATGAGCGTTCAGAACGTGCTCGAGCGCCGCGATACCGGCGCCGGCACCGGCGCGCTGCTGGTACTGCGCTCGCTCGGCAGTGCGATCGGCGGGGCGCTGGCCGGTACGCTGCTGACGCTGGAGTTCCGCCATGCGCTGGCCGCCTCGGGTGTGACGCAGGCGCTGGACCTGGGCGCGCTGCGCCATGGCAGCGAAGCGCTGGCGCACCTCTCGCCGGCGGTGCAGCAGGTGCTGGCCGGTGGCGTGGACTCAGGCTTCCAGCTGATTTTCGCCGCCGGTGCTGCGGCGGCAGTGCTCGCGCTGCTGATCGTGCGCCGCATGCCGGACCTGGAACTGCGCAGCAGCGTCACCGAACACGCCGCCACGCTGGCGATGGACTGA
- a CDS encoding hypothetical protein (K11776: SWP82; SWI/SNF complex component SWP82): MEQSTAAAAALQTQAGSLAGAVAVQVELIRSACLLVESPTMLPMHHLSQSPLAYNLASVAPAARLAHAGLFQVSLDFETLERLRQVHPAWRLLRSDHASLVAAFLHRVFVQPNQRSAGQSDLAEALEDELFALRERLGQDAFPRSALDYLNDWAANEKGWLRKFYRQGSDEPQFDLTPATEKAIAWLGTLAGRSFVGTESRLLTLFDLLKQMHDGTQTDPRVRMAELQQRRDEIDAEIARVAAGDLSLLDDTALKDRFQQFVALARELLTDFREVEDNFRALDRRVRERIALWEGSKGALLEEIMGERDAIADSDQGRSFRAFWDFLMSSSRQEELSALLEHVLALRPVSELNPDARLRRVHYDWLEAGEHTQRTVAQLSQQLRRFLDDKAWLENRRIMDILRGIEARALAVRDTPPTGYVMAVDDTAADIELPMERPLFTPSAKPRITEADIEAGEAEVDAEALFSQVVIDKAELAAHVRQALQGRAQVTLQELCDMRPLQHGLAELVAYLQLAGDTFRTVVDESATDSVSWIVPTPDAGTLVRQARMPRVIFVR; the protein is encoded by the coding sequence GTGGAGCAGTCGACGGCGGCTGCGGCGGCGTTGCAGACGCAAGCGGGGAGCTTGGCGGGGGCGGTGGCAGTTCAGGTCGAGTTGATTCGCTCAGCCTGCCTTCTTGTTGAGTCACCCACAATGCTGCCGATGCATCACTTGTCGCAATCACCCCTGGCGTACAATCTGGCATCCGTCGCGCCCGCCGCGCGGCTTGCACACGCCGGCCTTTTCCAAGTGAGCCTCGACTTCGAAACCCTCGAGCGCCTGCGCCAGGTCCATCCTGCCTGGCGCTTGCTGCGCTCCGACCATGCGAGCCTGGTCGCCGCTTTCCTCCATCGTGTCTTTGTCCAACCCAACCAACGTTCAGCGGGCCAGTCCGATCTGGCCGAGGCGCTGGAAGACGAGCTCTTCGCCTTGCGCGAACGGCTCGGGCAGGACGCGTTTCCCCGATCCGCACTCGACTACCTGAACGACTGGGCCGCCAACGAGAAGGGCTGGTTGCGCAAGTTTTATCGCCAGGGGTCCGATGAACCCCAGTTCGACCTGACGCCGGCTACCGAGAAGGCCATTGCCTGGCTCGGCACGCTGGCCGGGCGCAGTTTCGTTGGCACCGAATCGCGCCTGCTGACGCTGTTCGACTTGCTCAAACAGATGCACGACGGCACGCAGACTGACCCGCGCGTGCGCATGGCCGAACTGCAGCAACGGCGCGACGAGATCGACGCTGAGATCGCACGCGTGGCCGCGGGCGACCTGTCGCTGCTGGACGACACCGCGCTGAAGGACCGCTTCCAGCAGTTCGTCGCGCTGGCGCGCGAGCTGCTGACGGATTTCCGCGAGGTCGAGGACAACTTCCGCGCGCTGGACCGGCGTGTGCGCGAGCGGATTGCGCTGTGGGAGGGCTCCAAGGGCGCATTGCTCGAAGAGATCATGGGCGAGCGCGACGCCATCGCAGACTCGGACCAGGGCCGCAGCTTCCGCGCGTTCTGGGACTTCCTGATGAGCAGCAGTCGGCAGGAAGAGCTTTCCGCGCTGCTGGAACATGTGCTGGCGCTGCGCCCGGTCTCGGAACTCAACCCCGATGCTCGCCTGCGCCGCGTGCACTACGACTGGCTGGAGGCCGGCGAGCATACGCAGCGCACCGTAGCCCAGCTATCGCAGCAACTACGCCGTTTTCTCGACGACAAAGCATGGCTGGAGAACCGCCGCATCATGGATATCCTGCGCGGCATCGAGGCCAGGGCACTGGCCGTGCGCGACACGCCGCCCACAGGCTACGTGATGGCAGTGGATGACACCGCGGCCGACATCGAATTGCCGATGGAGCGGCCCCTGTTCACGCCATCGGCCAAACCGCGCATTACCGAGGCCGACATCGAAGCCGGCGAGGCCGAGGTCGATGCAGAAGCGCTGTTCTCGCAGGTTGTCATCGACAAGGCCGAACTTGCCGCGCATGTGCGGCAGGCTCTGCAAGGCCGCGCCCAGGTCACGCTGCAGGAGTTGTGCGACATGCGCCCGCTGCAGCACGGTCTGGCCGAACTGGTCGCCTACCTGCAACTCGCGGGCGATACCTTCCGCACCGTGGTCGATGAAAGCGCCACCGACTCCGTCTCGTGGATAGTGCCGACGCCGGATGCCGGCACGCTGGTGAGACAGGCCCGGATGCCCCGGGTGATTTTTGTCAGATAA